The DNA sequence TGATGTCTTCTTACGTTATGCATAATAGTTATTTATTAATTAGGATAGATTATTTATTGCGATAAGCAATCGTCTGCTAGATTACGCAACATGGTGCTGTTCCCCGATGTTCTTTTCGCTGAATCTTCGCACTCTGGCCGCCAAGCACGGTTACCGGCAGGTGCACGCGGACCCAGCCAACCTGAAACGCTTTCAGGAGGTCAAGCGCGTCACCGTGGACGAGCCGTTTCGGCGGATGTACGCAGGCCACGCATTTCGGCGCAGGCGGTACGTTGGACCAATTGCATGGCGGAAATAGGACCCCACCAATGACCCGCCATATCGTCCGCTGGATCGCGTGGGCGCAACTGGCCATGGGCCTGCTCCTGCTCTGGTCAGCCCTGGGCGCTGCGCCCATACCCGCCGTGCTCACATTGCCGTAAGAGAGCACCACGATGCCATCAATTACCAAGAAGCACCCGTCGCTCAGCCGTTCCCCGATCCCGGGGTTCGGACTGACGCTGGGCTACACGATGATCTACCTCAGCCTGATCGTGCTCATCCCGCTCGCTGGGGTATTTGTCAAAGCGGCCGGGCTCGGTCTTGACGGCCTCTTGCCGATTCTCGGCTCGCCTCGTGTGCTGTCGGCGCTGAAGCTTTCCTTCGGAACGGCGCTGATCGCGGCGGCCATCAACCTGGTCTTCGGCATGCTCGTGGCCTGGGTATTCGTGCGCTACGAGTTTCCGGGCAAGCGGCTGTTCGATGCGACGATTGATCTGCCTTTCGCGCTGCCGACCGCGGTCGCCGGCATCGCACTGACGGCGCTCTACGCGGGCAACGGCTGGGTCGGCCAGTTTCTGGAACCGCTGGGCATCAAGGTGGCCTACACGCCGCTCGGCATCGTCGTCGCGCTGACCTTCGTCGGCCTGCCGTTCGTGGTACGCACGGTGGAGCCGGTGCTGAGGGACGCCGAGAAGGAACTGGAGGAGGCTGCCGCCTCGCTCGGCGCAACGCGCTGGCAGACGGTGAGCCGGGTTGTCTTTCCGGCCATCCTGCCCGCGCTCTTGACCGGCTTCACGCTGGCGTTCGCGCGCGGCGTCGGCGAATACGGATCGGTGATCTTCATCGCCGGCAATCTGCCGCATGTCTCCGAGATCGCGCCGCTGCTCATTGTCATCAAGCTGGAGGAGTATAGTTATGCGGGCGCCACCGCGGTGGCGGCAGCCATGCTGGTCATCTCTTTCGCGCTGTTGCTGGTCATCAACGCGCTGCAGGCGTGGACCAACCGCCACCGGACCCAGCGCCATGCCGGACCCGCACTGCCTCATCCTGTGCTTCAGGGAGCTGGAGCGTGAGTCCGCAGATCGACCACTCACTGCTCGATCCGCCAACGCTCCCGTTCGAGCCGCTGCTACAGCGCAATGCGGTAATCACCGAGCAGCCTTGGGTCCGCTGGATTCTGACGGCCGGCGCGCTCGCTTTCCTGATGGCGTTTCTTCTGCTTCCCCTAGTCGCTGTCTTTACGGAGGCCTTGCGCGGCGGCTTCAAGCTGTACTGGGAGTCCTTGAAAGAGCCCGACGCGCTGGTGGCGATCCGGCTGACCCTCACCGTCGCCGCCATCGCAGTGCCGCTGAATCTCGTCTTCGGCGTGGCCGCGGCCTGGGCCGTTACCAAGTTCGAGTTCCGCGGCAAGTTCTTCCTTATCACGCTTATAGACCTGCCGTTTTCGGTGTCGCCGGTGGTCGCCGGCCTGATCTACGTGCTGATGTTCGGCGCGCAGGGATGGTTCGGTCCTTGGCTGGCCGCGCACGACATCCACATCATCTTCGCCGTGCCGGGTATTGTGCTGGCCACGGTGTTCGTGACCTTTCCCTTCATCGCGCGCGAGTTGATACCGCTGATGCAGGAGCAGGGCACGGACGACGAGCAAGCGGCGCTGTCCCTGGGCGCGAATGGCTGGCAGGCCTTCTGGCATGTCACGGTACCGAACATTAAATGGGGCCTGCTTTACGGCGTGCTGCTGTGCAACGCCCGCGCCATGGGCGAGTTCGGTGCGGTCTCCGTGGTCAGCGGCCACATCCGCGGCGAGACCAATACAATGCCGCTGCACGTCGAAATCCTCTACAACGAATACAACTTCGCCGCGGCCTTCGCCGTGGCCTCGCTGTTGGCCGGACTGGCCTTGATCACGCTCGCACTGAAGTCCTTCCTCGAAGCACGCCACGGCGCCGAGCTTTCGGCCTCTCAACGTCATTGACGGAGCTCCTCATGGACATTCGAATCCGCCACATCCACAAAAGCTTCACCGGCTTTCCCGCGCTGGTGGACGTTAATCTCGACATCCGGTCGGGTGAGCTGATCGCGCTCTTGGGTCCGTCCGGCTCCGGCAAGACGACGCTGCTGCGCGTCATCGCCGGGCTTGAATTTCCGGACTACGGGGAGATTCTGTTCGGCGCCGAGAACATGGCGCGCAAGCCCGTGCGTGAGCGCCGCGTCGGTTTCGTGTTCCAGCACTACGCACTGTTCAAGCACATGAGCGTGCTGGACAACATCGCCTTCGGTCTGCGCGTGCGGCCCAGGTTCTTGCGGCCCGGTAAGGCTCAGATGCGCCGCAAGGCCGTCGAGCTGCTGGACCTAGTGCAGCTCGGCGGCCTGGAGCGGCGCTACCCGCACCAGTTGTCCGGCGGCCAGAAACAGCGGGTAGCCCTGGCCCGCGCCCTGGCGATCGAACCACGCGTGCTGCTCTTGGACGAACCGTTCGGCGCGCTCGACGCCAAGGTGCGCAAGGACCTGCGCCGCTGGCTGCGCGAGCTGCACAACCGGACCGGCTACACCACAGTGTTTGTCACCCATGACCAGGAAGAGGCGCTGGAATTGGCCGACCGGGTGGTGATCATGAACCGTGGGTGCCTCGAGCAAGTCGGCACCGTGGACGAGGTGTACGAGCACCCGCGCACGCCGTTCGTCTTCGACTTTTTGGGCGGCACCAACGTGCTCGACGCCGAAATGCACGGACGCAAGGTGTTCCTGCGCGGCGCCGAGCAACCGCTGGTCACCGACATCATCCATCCCGACGGCCCCGCCGACCTCTACGTACGCCCCGGCGACCTGCGTCTTGCGGACCTGGGCTCGCCCGGTATCGAGGTGCGCGTAACCGCCGTTCAGCGCACCGGGCCCATCGTGCGCGCCAGCGCCGAAGTATTGGCCAACGGCACCGGCGTCAGCATCGAACTGCCTCATCTGCACCACGATGCAGCCAGGTTCCAGGCGGGCGCCACGCTCCGGCTGAAGATGATGCAGTTCTGCGTATACCCGCGAGCGGTTGCGGTTCATGCGCACCCAATTACGGATACTCCGGAACCAACCGCCGCCGAATTGCGAGAGCGCACCCGCGCCTAGTGACGCCTTCGGAGCGCTCGATGATCACCACGACACCCATGACGCCGCGGCGGCGCAGACGAAATCGGCCTCAGAGCCGTAGGTGTGTGACACCGTGCCATTGCGCGTAGGTAGTTCGGGGTCAGAGTAAAAATTGCTTAGGTATTCTTACCCCAAACTCCCCCGCCAAACTCCCCCACGCTCACCCACCGCCGGGCTTGCGCTCCGGGCGCGGCACCACCGGCAGCAGGAACGCCAGCGACACCGCGACCGAGATCCCATTCACCGTCACGCAGCTCGTCTTGTGCCGCCGACGACCCACGTGTGGACCGACGAGCACTCGGCCGACGCGCGAGCTCTACTTCCGGCGCAGCTCGGCTCGGAGATCCGTGTCACCAGCGCCCCAGCCGACTCTTCGTCATGGTACCCCGTGGGGAAACGAAGCCACGCGTGTCGGGATCCCCTGCGACGCCATATATGCATCCTTCCAAATCTGGGCAATCGATCGGAACGCTCTGCCCGTCTTCACCTCGACGAACCCCACCAGCACCCGCGCATTACCCGCCAGGGGCTCCCACACCTCGATGTCTGGATAGCGGAAACGTCCGGGAATATCGAGCCAGTTCCTCGGACGGATGCGGGTCGCGTACCCCCCCTCCTCAAGCCATTTCGCCATCACCTCAACCGCGGCGGCGTGACGCGCATTGCCGGCCGCAAATCTGGCCGCAATTATGCCCTTGCCAGCCAACAGCGAACCTGTGACGGCTTTTACGACTGGCGTACCCAACGGCACCGCGGCCGACGCTTCGTTGAGTTCCTCAAGGGTCGACTCGAACGTCGCCTTCTGCCAATGCCGTACGAATCCGCGGAACGGATTCCACTTCTCCCATGTGTCGAGCCCATTCTGCTCGAGCCACCCACGCGTGTCAGTCGGCCTTGAAAATCCACCCGGGTCGAGGCGGTTCTCGACGATGCGTCGGCCCACGCCGTCGCCGGAATCGTTCTTGATGTAGGTCTGACCGCCGCGATCGAAGTCGACTCCGCGTCCCTCGAAGCGTCCGGGGCGCGCCCGCCTCAGGTTGAGCTGGCGAAGCGCGTCGCGGTTGCGCCGGCACGTTGCGTCGGGGCACTTCGCGGTTACGATGAGCTCCTCGTCGATGTCCTTGCCGCTCTCGTAGACCACGCCGGCAAACCCGCTCGGATCGGTGCCGCTCGTCGGGTTGCTCGACAGGTAGCCGTAGCGGTTGAACGCCTGCGTGTTCAGCGGCTCCGACACGATCGGATCGACGCTGACGAACCGGCCGAGCAGCGGGTCATAGACCCGGCCGTTCATGTGGACGAGCTGGTGGTCGCCGAGGTGGTCGTGCGCGGTGAAGCCGCGCGATGTGGTCGGTGACGCCCACACGCCACTGCCGTCGGTCCAGTCGGGGTTGCGCGGCGCGCCGTACGGATCGAACGCGTGGCGCTCGAGCATGTTCGCCGCGATCGCGGTCGCGAGCTCGGCCGCGGTGCCCGGGGTAATGAGCTCGGTCGAGCCGAGCCGGTCGCCGTGGAGGAAGCTCGTGGTCTGGTTCGCGGTCGGGCTGCCGGCGGGCCGCGCGAGCGTCTGAAGCACGCTGCCGCCGACGAAGTGCAGCAGCGTCTGGTTGCCGGCGGCGTCCTCGGTGTGCTCGTACAGCTTGCCGTCGACGTAGTACGTGGTCCTGCCGTTCTCGACCTTCTTGAACCGCGCGCCCTCGGGGTCGTAGGCGAACGTCGTCGTCGCGCCGCCGCGCGCGATCGACGTCGGCACCTCGAACACCCAGTCGTAGACCAGCGTGCGCCCGTCGCCCGCGATCAGGTTGCCGTTCGCGTCGTAGCGGAAGTCCGACACCGTGCCGCCGCCGGCGCGGGTGTAGCTGCGGAGGCCGTTCGGCCCGGCCAGCGTCGGCGCTGACTTCGCGGCGTTGCCGTACACGAACCCGGTCGCGCGATCGCTCTTCGACGTGAAGTTGCCGACCGCGTCGTACGCGTAGGTCACCACCGTCGCAGGGCCCGATGCGAAGGTGCGGGTCGTGCGATCGAGGCGGTTCACGCCGTCGTAGCGGTACGCCTCGGTGACGCCGAGCACGTTGTTGGTCTGCGCCGTCAGGTTGGCGGCCGCATCGTCGTAGCGATAGCTCGCGTCGAGGAGCTTCGTCGAGCCGGTCACGACCTGGTGGCTCGCGAGCTGGCCGGTCGCCGCGAGGTACGCGAGCTTGTCCTGGGCGCCGTTCGCGAGCGTGGCCTGCTCGGCCGCGCCGCGTGCGCTGACCGCGTCGATCGTGCGCAGCGTGACCCGAGGGCCCGCGCTGAAGCCCCAGTCGTCCTCGTGCGCGAGGTAGCCGCGTTCGTTGCGATCGAAGCCGAGCTCCTTGCCGCTCGGGTAGCGCACCGAGACCAGGTGTCCGCGGCAGTTGTAGCCGTAGTCGGTCACGAAGCTGCGGCCGTCGATCTCGGTCGTGCGCTGGGTCACCCGGCCGGCGAGATCGTACGACGGCGCGCGAACGAACCCGTTTCCAGAGCGCTCGCCGTCGAGCGCGCCCTTGCGCTTGACGTCGTAGGTCCAGGTCGCGAGCGGCGTCGGGGCGCCGTCGATCGTGCGCTGGGTCGGCCGGCCGAGCGTGTCGTACACGGTACGGATCACGGCGTTGCGCGCGTCGGTGCGCGTGATCGGCTGGTCGAAGCCGTCGTACTCGTAGACGTGAGGCCCCTTGTCGGGGTCCTGGATCCCGATCAGCCGGCCGCGCGCGTCGTACGTGCTGGTGCTGACGTTGCCCTTCGGATCCTCGGTCAGCGCGAGCAGCCCGAGCGGCTCGTAGCGGAAGCGCACCCGGCCAGCCGCGCCGTCGGTGGTCTGCAGCACGCGGCCGGCGAGGTCCTCGGTGCGCGTCCGGGTCGGCCCGGTGTACGTGCCTGTCAAGCTGGTCGTGGTGGTGAGCCCGCTGTACAAATAGCTCTCGGAGCGCACGATGTTCGGATCGTCGAGCACCATCGACTTACTCGCCGGCCGGCCGAGCGG is a window from the Pseudomonadota bacterium genome containing:
- the cysT gene encoding sulfate ABC transporter permease subunit CysT; this encodes MPSITKKHPSLSRSPIPGFGLTLGYTMIYLSLIVLIPLAGVFVKAAGLGLDGLLPILGSPRVLSALKLSFGTALIAAAINLVFGMLVAWVFVRYEFPGKRLFDATIDLPFALPTAVAGIALTALYAGNGWVGQFLEPLGIKVAYTPLGIVVALTFVGLPFVVRTVEPVLRDAEKELEEAAASLGATRWQTVSRVVFPAILPALLTGFTLAFARGVGEYGSVIFIAGNLPHVSEIAPLLIVIKLEEYSYAGATAVAAAMLVISFALLLVINALQAWTNRHRTQRHAGPALPHPVLQGAGA
- a CDS encoding sulfate/molybdate ABC transporter ATP-binding protein; translated protein: MDIRIRHIHKSFTGFPALVDVNLDIRSGELIALLGPSGSGKTTLLRVIAGLEFPDYGEILFGAENMARKPVRERRVGFVFQHYALFKHMSVLDNIAFGLRVRPRFLRPGKAQMRRKAVELLDLVQLGGLERRYPHQLSGGQKQRVALARALAIEPRVLLLDEPFGALDAKVRKDLRRWLRELHNRTGYTTVFVTHDQEEALELADRVVIMNRGCLEQVGTVDEVYEHPRTPFVFDFLGGTNVLDAEMHGRKVFLRGAEQPLVTDIIHPDGPADLYVRPGDLRLADLGSPGIEVRVTAVQRTGPIVRASAEVLANGTGVSIELPHLHHDAARFQAGATLRLKMMQFCVYPRAVAVHAHPITDTPEPTAAELRERTRA
- the cysW gene encoding sulfate ABC transporter permease subunit CysW, with translation MLQRNAVITEQPWVRWILTAGALAFLMAFLLLPLVAVFTEALRGGFKLYWESLKEPDALVAIRLTLTVAAIAVPLNLVFGVAAAWAVTKFEFRGKFFLITLIDLPFSVSPVVAGLIYVLMFGAQGWFGPWLAAHDIHIIFAVPGIVLATVFVTFPFIARELIPLMQEQGTDDEQAALSLGANGWQAFWHVTVPNIKWGLLYGVLLCNARAMGEFGAVSVVSGHIRGETNTMPLHVEILYNEYNFAAAFAVASLLAGLALITLALKSFLEARHGAELSASQRH